AACAATAGAATTATTGAAAAAGTAAAACTAATGGAAAATGCCTTAGATGTACTTAGAAATGGTGGAACAATAGAAAGAATCATTAGATTAAATGTAGTTGAACATAATAGTATTACAAAAAAAATTGTTTATAAAAAAGACAAAAATGATATCTCCTTAGAAGTTATAGATTTATCTCCAAAAATTTACCAATTTAAACAAATGCTACAAAGACTAAATATTATGTTGCAAACACAATATTTTTATAAAAAAAACAAAGATGTAAATAATTTTATGGAATTAAATACTCAAATAAAAAGGTTTTATAAAAGAACTCCAGCTTTTTTTATAAGAATATCTGAAAATGCAAGTAGGCTTTTATATGAAGGGTCACTAGAACTTGAAGAACTTGAAAATCACATTAAAAAACAAAAAGAGTATTATACTAATATTGAACTTACTGTGATTTTCTTAATAGTTTTATTATCTTTAATAATAGGTTCAATAATTGCATTTAGAATAAATAAAAACACTAAACTTTTAAAAAGACAAGAGAGTTTTACTAGAGGAACATTAGATTCTCAAGAGAATATTGTAATTGTAAGTGATGGAGAGAAGATGATAGGTGCGAATAGTGCCTTAATCAACTTTTTTGATAATTATAAAAATTTTAATGAATTTGAAAAAGAACACAAATGTATATGTGATTTTTTCGAATATGGTATGGGAGAAAACCTAATTACAGGAAAGTATGTCAATGAAATGTTATGGTATGAATATATTATCTTAAATCCAGAGATAAACCATAGAGTTATTATGAAAAAAAATGGGAAAAGCCATTATTTTCTAATCACTGCAACAAAAAAAGATTTAGACAACAACGACTCAATTATAATTGTTACACTAAACGATATTACAAAAGAGATAGAGATTCAAGAAAGACTAAAACATCTAAATGAAAACCTTGAGGATTTGGTTGATGAAAAAACAAAAGAGTTACAAGTTCTAAATGAAAACCTCGAAAAAAGAGTTCAACAAGAACTTGAAGAGAATAGGAAAAAAGATAGAACATTAATCCAACAATCAAGATTTGCAGCATTAGGAGAAATGCTAGGGAATATCGCCCACCAATGGAGACAACCTTTATCTGCAATTAGTTCTACTGTTAGTTCTATGAAAATTCAATTAGAGCTTAACTTAGCATCAAAAGAAGAGATAATTAAATCCTATGATTCAATTACAAAATATGTTGATTTTTTAGATCAGACTATTAATGATTTTAGAGGATTTTTTAGAAAAGATAAAGAAAAAGTAGAATTTAATATTCTAAAAAAAATAGAAAACTCAATAAGTATAACAAGTGCTACATACAAAAATAACTCAATTCAAGTTAAGATAAAAAAAGATAGTGACTCTTACATCGCCTTTGGTTTACCAAATGAATTAACACAAGTATTTTTAAATATTTTAAATAATGCAAAAGATATCTTAATAGAAAGAAAAGTAAACAATAGAATAGTTTTTATTGAGATAAGTCAGTCAACACAAGATTTTACTATCGAAATCTTTGATAATGCAGGGGGAGTTGATGAAGAGATTATCCCAAAAATCTTTGACCCATATTTTACAACAAAACATAAATCACAAGGTACAGGTATTGGACTTTATATGAGTAAATATATTATTGAAAAAAATATGAATGGTGAACTTGGCATCGAAAATAAACACTTCAAAATTGATGATGAAGAGTACTATGGAGCATGTTTTAAAATTAAATTACCTAAAATTTAGCTTTACTTAGATATAATCATCCACAAAATTTTCTAGAGGAATATTAAATGGCATTAAACGTTTACTACGATAAAGATTGTAATATCGAGTTAATCAAATCTAAAAAAGTTGCAATGATTGGATTTGGTTCTCAGGGACACGCACACGCAGAAAACTTAAGAGACTCTGGTGTTGAAGTAATAGTGGGATTAAGAAAAGGTGGTTCATCTTGGGCTAAAGCTGAAGCAAAAGGTTTTGTTGTTAAAACTGTTGCTGAAGCAACTGCAGAAGCTGATGTAATCGCAATTTTATTACCAGATGAAAATCAAGCTGATATCTGGAATAACGACATTAAAGATAACTTAAAAGATGGTGCTTATGTATCATTTGGACATGGTTTCAACATTCACTATGGAAGAATTGCACCAGCAGCTAATATCAACGTAATGATGGTTGCACCAAAAGCTCCAGGTCACACTGTAAGATCTGAGTTTACAAAAGGTGGAGGAATTCCTGACTTAATCGCAATTCACCAAGATGCAACTGGAGATACTAAAGATGTTGCTTTAGCATATGCTTCTGCAATTGGTGGTGGTAGAACTGGTATTATCGAAACTACTTTCAAAGACGAAACAGAAACTGACCTTTTCGGTGAGCAAGCTGTATTATGTGGTGGAGCTACTGCATTAGTTCAAGCTGGTTTTGAAACTTTAACTGAAGCTGGATATGATCCAATGATGGCATACTTTGAGTGTTTACACGAATTAAAATTAATCGTTGATTTAATGTATGAAGGTGGTATTGCTGATATGAGATATTCTATTTCTAATACTGCTGAATATGGTGATTATATTGCTGGTAAAAAAGTTATCAATGCTGAATCAAAAGCAGCTATGAAAGAATTATTAAAAGATATTCAAGAAGGTAGATTCGCTAAAGACTTCATCTTAGAAGGTCAAGCTGGATACCCAAGAATGAATGCTGAAAGAAAAATTTCAAGAGCTTCTTTACTTGAGCAAACTGGAGCACAGTTAAGATCAATGATGCCTTGGATTGCATCTAACAAAATCGTAGATCAAGACAAAAACTAATTTTTTAAAGTAAGGGATTTTTTCCCTTACTTTTATTACACTGCATTTATGACGAAAAGAAAAAATAGAAAAAGAAAATCTTCTAAAAAACATATAAAAACCCCTAGTAATACTAAACTTATAAATATACTTTTAGTTTTAATTATCCTTCTAATATTACTAATTGGATTTATACT
The sequence above is drawn from the Arcobacter arenosus genome and encodes:
- a CDS encoding sensor histidine kinase; this encodes MTKKNKDNTLQQLILLLAIFILGIFSLISIHIFFLNLVDSLDKKTNNLKAKIAIGEYIVNDINMIRSDFYELATTATNKRGREIINNRIIEKVKLMENALDVLRNGGTIERIIRLNVVEHNSITKKIVYKKDKNDISLEVIDLSPKIYQFKQMLQRLNIMLQTQYFYKKNKDVNNFMELNTQIKRFYKRTPAFFIRISENASRLLYEGSLELEELENHIKKQKEYYTNIELTVIFLIVLLSLIIGSIIAFRINKNTKLLKRQESFTRGTLDSQENIVIVSDGEKMIGANSALINFFDNYKNFNEFEKEHKCICDFFEYGMGENLITGKYVNEMLWYEYIILNPEINHRVIMKKNGKSHYFLITATKKDLDNNDSIIIVTLNDITKEIEIQERLKHLNENLEDLVDEKTKELQVLNENLEKRVQQELEENRKKDRTLIQQSRFAALGEMLGNIAHQWRQPLSAISSTVSSMKIQLELNLASKEEIIKSYDSITKYVDFLDQTINDFRGFFRKDKEKVEFNILKKIENSISITSATYKNNSIQVKIKKDSDSYIAFGLPNELTQVFLNILNNAKDILIERKVNNRIVFIEISQSTQDFTIEIFDNAGGVDEEIIPKIFDPYFTTKHKSQGTGIGLYMSKYIIEKNMNGELGIENKHFKIDDEEYYGACFKIKLPKI
- the ilvC gene encoding ketol-acid reductoisomerase, coding for MALNVYYDKDCNIELIKSKKVAMIGFGSQGHAHAENLRDSGVEVIVGLRKGGSSWAKAEAKGFVVKTVAEATAEADVIAILLPDENQADIWNNDIKDNLKDGAYVSFGHGFNIHYGRIAPAANINVMMVAPKAPGHTVRSEFTKGGGIPDLIAIHQDATGDTKDVALAYASAIGGGRTGIIETTFKDETETDLFGEQAVLCGGATALVQAGFETLTEAGYDPMMAYFECLHELKLIVDLMYEGGIADMRYSISNTAEYGDYIAGKKVINAESKAAMKELLKDIQEGRFAKDFILEGQAGYPRMNAERKISRASLLEQTGAQLRSMMPWIASNKIVDQDKN